In one Hemiscyllium ocellatum isolate sHemOce1 chromosome 27, sHemOce1.pat.X.cur, whole genome shotgun sequence genomic region, the following are encoded:
- the LOC132828735 gene encoding gastrula zinc finger protein XlCGF26.1-like: MEKPWECGECGKRFRFQSELEIHRRSHTGERPFTCSVCGKGFTASFKLLAHQQVHSDEKPFKCAVCGKHYKHAWELASHKLVHTDERPFRCSHCGIRFKHSSHLRGHQRVHTVNRPFICSECGMRFTQSSHLLKHQQVHTKERPYTCSDCEKSFKSSNDLRVHQRIHTGERPFICSVCGKGFTQSTHLLKHQRIHSEERPFKCPDCGQQYKSAWILTVHQRVHTDERPFRCSHCGTGFKRSSELTAHQRLHTGERPFVCLVCGKGFTQSTHLLTHQRVHTTEKPFKCSDCEKSFKSSNGLQLHQRIHTGERPFICSVCGKGFTQSTHLLTHQRVHSDERPFKCPDCEKSFKSSNDLQVHQRIHTGERPFICTLCGKGFIQSTHLLTHQRVHSEERPFKCLDCRKQYKSAWELTVHQRVHTGEKPFTCSHCGTGFSRSSHLLRHQRLHTGEKPFSCSECGRKFSCSSNLQSHKSVHVVVRPFNCSQCEKNFKNKQTLLRHQRVHTEERPFKCPDCGKCFKMARDLMSHQRVHTEEKPFQCSHCGTGFKRSSDLVRHQRVHSL, encoded by the coding sequence ATGGAGAAGCCCTGGGAATGTGGAGAGTGTGGTAAGAGATTCAGATTCCAATCTGAGCTGGAAATACATCGACGCAGCCACACTGGTGAGAGACCATTTACCTGCTCAGTATGTGGGAAGGGGTTCACTGCCTCATTCAAACTTCTGGCGCATCAGCAAGTTCACAGTGATGAGAAACCTTTTAAATGTGCAGTCTGTGGAAAGCACTATAAACATGCGTGGGAATTGGCATCGCATAAACTAGTTCACACCGACGAGAGACCATTCAGATGCTCTCACTGTGGGATCAGGTTCAAGCACTCATCTCACCTGCGGggacaccagcgggttcacactgtgAACAGGCCATTCATCTGCTCGGAGTGTGGGATGcgattcactcagtcatcccacCTACTGAAACACCAGCAAGTTCACACTAAGGAGAGACCCTACACCTGTTCAGATTGTGAGAAGAGCTTTAAAAGCAGCAATGATCTTCGGGTACATCAACGaatacacactggggagaggccatttatcTGCTCAGTGTGTGGCAAAGGATTTACTCAGTCAACTCACCTCCTAAAGCACCAGCGAATTCACAGTGAAGAGAGGCCTTTTAAGTGCCCAGACTGTGGACAGCAATATAAAAGTGCATGGATACTGACAGTTCACCAACGTGTTCATACCGATGagagaccattcaggtgctctcactgtgggactgggttcAAGCGTTCATCTGAACTCACTGCACACCAGCgacttcacactggggagaggccatttgtCTGCttagtgtgtgggaagggattcactcagtcaaCGCATCTACTCACCCACCAGCGAGTACACACGACAGAGAAACCTTTTAAATGTTCGGACTGTGAGAAGAGCTTTAAAAGCAGCAATGGCCTTCAGTTACATCAGcgaattcacactggggagaggccattcatctgctcagtttgtgggaagggatttactcaGTCCACCCATCTGCTGacacaccagcgggttcacagtGATGAGAGACCTTTCAAATGCCCAGACTGTGAGAAGAGCTTCAAAAGCAGCAATGATCTTCAGGTGCACCAGcgaattcacactggggagagaccattcatctGCACgttgtgtgggaagggattcattcAGTCAACCCATCTGCTGacacaccagcgggttcacagtGAAGAGAGACCTTTCAAATGCCTAGACTGTCGGAAGCAGTATAAAAGTGCATGGGAACTGACAGTCCACCAACGTGTTCATACTGGTGAGAAACCATTCACAtgctctcactgtgggactgggttcAGCAGATCATCTCACCTGCTAAGACACCAGCgacttcacactggggagaagccattcagctgctctgagtgtgggaggAAATTTTCTTGTTCATCCAACCTGCAATCACACAAGAGCGTTCATGTTGTTGTGAGACCCTTTAACTGTTCTCAATgtgaaaagaattttaaaaacaaacagacTTTGCTGAGACATCAGCGAGTTCATACCGAAGAGAGACCTTTTAAGTGCCCAGACTGTGGGAAATGCTTTAAAATGGCCAGGGACCTGATGTCTCATCAACGTGTTCACACCGAAGAGAAACCATTCCAGTGTTCTCACTGCGGGACTGGGTTCAAGCGGTCATCTGACCTGGtgagacaccagcgagttcacagtCTGTAG